A window of Methylomonas sp. 11b genomic DNA:
GAGCTAAAACCTTAGCCCATCAAGAGAAAAACTCGGCAATTGTTGCTCACCAAGTTTTAACCGCATTTAGAGCTAATGAAATAACTCAGCCCGCTCATTCGCATTTAGATAAAAAACCAGTTGTAGCAAGTAGTGATGAATCTATATTGAGCGAACTTGAAAAGCTAGCTAAAGGGCTTTCTGACGCTTCTGACCGCCGAAGAATCATTTCATCAATAAATGCTATTAAGTACGAGCACGGCTATCAACAGGATGATGAAGGAAACTAAATAGACAAAAACATAGTTTCGTTTCCCTGTTCAACAAATCGCCAGCAACACCACATAACCTAACCTTGTTATTTACTGAACAAGGTTGGACAAATGAAACAACTCACTACAGCGCAGCTAGCCGTTGGCTATCTGAGGATCTGGCAAATCATCGGGGATCGTAAACGCGGCATTGAACCACTGTTACCGGTTGGCCGCTCAACTTTCCTGGCTGGCGTTAAATCCGGCAAATATCCCAAACCCGTCAAGCTAGGCGAGAGAACCACCGCCTGGAGGAAAGCCGATATTCTGGCCTTGCTGGACAGTGTGGACGGTGCAGCATGAAAGCATTAGCCAAATCAGCCGCAGATAACCAAGCAGCCCACAGCTCAATCCAACTAATTATTCACGGCGGCAGCAATCAAGTCAGTGTCGATAGCCGCGAGATTGCAAACGAGTTTGGCCGGCGGCATGACAACGTACTGCAAACGCTAGATAGTTTGCTGTTAGATGGCACGCTATCGCTCCTTGAATGCAAGGAACGAACCTATCAAAAATTAGGCCGGCAATATCGCTGTTTTGAACTCAACGAAGCAGGATTCTTAAAAGCTATGCCGTTCATCGGCGGGCGTAAATCCCGGGAAGGTCAAAAGCGGTTGGTTGATGAATTCTTGCGAGTACGTCGCCAACTTGACCGGCAAGCGAAAGAGCGTGAAACCCTGGCTTATCAGGTGGCGCGATTGTCCGGCAAAGATAGCAGGGGAATTTTGACCGATGCCATTCAACAGTTTGCCGACTATGCGCGGGGCCAAGGCAGCCAGAACGCCGACCGCTATTTCTCAATCATCACGAACGCCGTTTATAAAGCCCTGGTCATCATCGAACCGCAGGCGACCGAAATCAGAGCGTTATTGACAGCGGTACAGCTTAAAACCCTGGAACTGGCCGAACTGACAGCAGCCCAAGCCTTGACCGAGGGCATGGAAAGCCAAC
This region includes:
- a CDS encoding helix-turn-helix transcriptional regulator; the protein is MKQLTTAQLAVGYLRIWQIIGDRKRGIEPLLPVGRSTFLAGVKSGKYPKPVKLGERTTAWRKADILALLDSVDGAA
- a CDS encoding Rha family transcriptional regulator, with protein sequence MKALAKSAADNQAAHSSIQLIIHGGSNQVSVDSREIANEFGRRHDNVLQTLDSLLLDGTLSLLECKERTYQKLGRQYRCFELNEAGFLKAMPFIGGRKSREGQKRLVDEFLRVRRQLDRQAKERETLAYQVARLSGKDSRGILTDAIQQFADYARGQGSQNADRYFSIITNAVYKALVIIEPQATEIRALLTAVQLKTLELAELTAAQALTEGMESQQPYKDIYQAAKAALDGVVGARVKILGG